The nucleotide window TTTTCTTCGCCCGCGGCTCGAATTCGAAGCCGATCTTTCCGGTATCGGCTTCGAAGGTGAGCATGGCGTCGAACTTCCGTTTCGTCCGGTTGGAGACGAAGCCGCGCAGCAGGCTGGTCTTGCCCTGGCTGAGAAGCTGCATCACCTCCTCGCGGGTGATCGGACGCTGGAGGATGGTGCGGCCGATGCGGATGCCGTTCGCGTCCTTTTTGGTGACGATCTCGGGCAGGTGCCAAGCCTTCTCGGCTTCATAGACCTTGGTGGTGCGGCCGTCCGGCAGCGTGATCGAGCCGATCACCTGTTCCTCGCTGAGTTCCGCAGGTTCATCGCCATCGGCTTTCTCGAACACGAAGTTGACCTTGAACTTGTCGTCCAGTTCCAGCGCGGCTTCGAAGGGCTTGTTGAACTTGGATTTGAAGCCGTCGGTCTTCGGCAGGAACTTGGTGGTGAAGAGCGTTTTCGCTTCCTCCTCCGTGAGCGTGCGGCCGGCGATGTGCTTCTTCGCCTTGAATCCGCAATCGAGCTCGCGGCACTCGTAGGTGGCGTCCGTCTGCTTCAGTGGACGAGCGTCGCATTTCGGGCAGGCCACGTCGAGATCCGGGAAGGGCTTGTTCTTGATCTCGTCCGCCAGCTGGCGGGCTTTCGCGACGATCTCATTGGTGTAGGCCACGATCTCGTTCATGAACTCCTCGCGCTTGAGGTTTCCGTGCTCCATCTGGCGAAGCTTGAATTCCCAGTCACCGGTGAGGGATGGCGAGGACAGGCCCTTGATACCCATTTCCTGCACGATCTCGATCAGGCGCATGCCGTTCGGCGTGACGTGCAGATCGCGGCCATCACGGGCCATGTATTTCTGCGCGATCAGGCCTTCGATGATGGCGGCACGGGTGGCGGGAGTGCCGAGACCGCGCTCGGACATCGCTTCGCGCAGCGCTTCATCATCGACGAGCTTGCCCGCGCCTTCCATGGCGGAGAGCAGGGTGGACTCGGTGTAGCGTGCGGGCGGCTTGGTTTCGAGCGACTCGACGCGCACTTCCTCGGCCAGCGCGGATTCACCGGGCTTCGCAGCCACGAGTTCGTCCTTGCCGGAGGCGACACCGGGGCGGCGGCCATAGACTTCCAGCCAGCCGGGTTTGATCAGCACGCGGCCTTCGGTGCGGAAGGTATCGGTGACATCCGCGTGTTCGATCTTCGTCGCGCGTTTGGTCACTTCGTACTCCGCGGAGGGATAGAAGACGGCGATGAAGCGCTTCACGATCATGTCGTAGAGCTTCTGCTCGGCATCGGAGAGCTTGGCGAACTTACCGGTCGGGATGATGGCGAAGTGGTCGGATACCTTCTTGCTGTCGAACACACGGCGGCTCTTCACGAGGCGCGGACCGTTCTCGTCCTTTCCTTCCAGCACCGCGCGGGCGTAGTCGGCTTGTGGCAGATCGCTGGCGGCCACGTCGCTCATCGTCTCGCGCACGGCACCGGTGTAATCCTCCGGCAGGTAGCGCGAATCGGTTCGCGGATAGGTGATCATCTTGTGCTTCTCGTAGAGCGCCTGGGCGATCGAGAGCGTCTGCTTCGCGGAGAACGGAGCCTCGCGCTGGAGGGTGGTGAGATCGTAAAGCTGCGGCGCGATCTGGGACTGCGCTTTCTTCTCTTCCTCGATGCGGCCGGTCTTGCCATCGCAGCGGTCGCGGATGGTCTGGGCGAGCGCCGGGTCCCACAGGCGGTCGGCGCGACCGTGGGGATTGGTTTCGTCCTTTTTCCAGCCTTCCTCGGTCCACTTGCCCTCGTAGGTGCCATTGGCGATCCGGAAGGAGGCGATGACCTCCCAGTAGGGAGCGGGCTTGAAGGCCTGGATTTCCGCTTCGCGGGCGGCGAGGATGGCGAGGGTCGGCGTCTGGACGCGACCGGCGGCGGTGATATTGAAGCCACCGTGGCGGGAGCGGAAGCAGGTCAGGGCGCGGGTGGAGTTCAGGCCCACCAGCCAGTCGGATTCGGACCGGCATTTCGCGGCATCCGCCAGCGGCTGCATTTCCTCATCGCTGCGGAGCTTGTCCCAGGCGGCGATGATCGAATCATTCGTCATCGACTGCATCCACAGCCGCTGGACCGGCTTCTTGATGCCGCCGATGTCCATGATGTAGCGGAAAATCAGTTCACCCTCGCGGCCGGCGTCGCAGGCGTTGACGATGTTGTCCACGTCCTTGCGCTTGGCCAGTTTCAGGACCTGCTTCAGCCGGGCCTCGGAATCCGGGATCGGGTCGAGCTCGAAGCGGTCCGGGATCGCCGGCAGCACGTCGAATTTCCACGGCAGCTTTTTGCCGTTCGGGCCCATCGGCATCCGCAACTCGACCAGATGGCCCACGGCGGAGGTGATGACCGCGTTGTCGTTCTCGAAAAAGACGTCCCGTCCGGACCCGTGCTTGTCGAATTTACCGAGCGGCTTGGACAGCGCCCGGCTGAGGTCGGTCATGACACTGGGTTTCTCGGCGATGATGAGAGTTTTGCCCATGGCGAAAATTTGCCGTAAGGTCGGCGGGTTGAGGGACTAGACGTGGATCAACCTGCTTGGCAAGGGGATTTCCTGACGGCGTGGACCCTCCCGTAGGGAGGAAATCAGGCTCCGGCCTTCCGGATACGCACGCGCCAGGGACGAGCTTCCGGGGAATTCAGGGGTCTCCCGGGACGCTCCAAGGTGCCGGAGGCGTGGAATCCGGCTCCTTGAGAATCAACCACTCCGACTTTCGCAGGAGAAACCGGACCGCCCACACGCAGCCAATCATTCCGGCAAGGGCTGGAACAGCCGTCCAGTCGAGGCGGATGCTCCGGACCACGAAGGCGGTAAAAAGGGGAAGCGCCAAGGTTCCCGCCCAGATGGCAAACACCCGGCAAAACCACCACGGCAGAAACTGCTCCTGCCGGACCGGAAGACGACCGCGCAGCAGCATGAGGCCGAATTCCAGCAACAGTGTGCAGAATAGATACGATCCCAGCAGTGCCAGTAGTGCGACGATCATCGGCAGCCACAACACCGTGGCCCAAGCTCCCGCCATGCCGGTCAACAGCACCAGCAGCAGGCAAATCACCGCACAAACCGCCCCCAGCATCGAGCACGCCGTGCCCATCAGGCGGATGATGACCGGTTTCGATTCTGACGGATCTTCGGACACGGTGCGACTTCAGGACCGCAGACTGTAGCGGAAACCCGGCAGGCAGCGCACCAACCGTTTCATTTCCAGCTTCATGAGGGTCGCCGTGACCACCGGGGCGGGCAGGCCGGAAGCGTCGATGATCCGATCCACCGGCTGGTCATCATGGCCGACCATCGCGAATACCTTGGCCTCCTCCTCGGACAGCGGTGGCAGATCGGCGGCGGGCGCTGCGGCGGGCTTTCCGGCCGGGGTAAACTGGAGTCCGCCGAGGTCATCGAGAATCTGGCCGCCATCGAAAATCAACGTGGCTCCGTCCCGGATCAGCTCATGGCAGCCCATGGACATGGGGGAGTCGATGGATCCCGGCACCGCGTAGATGGTTTTCCCGTATTCCGAGGCAAGATTCGCGGTGATCAGAGAGCCGGAGCGGGACGGGCACTCGGTGACCAGCACCGCCTTCGACCACGCGGCCACGATGCGGTTCCGCATCGGGAAAGTCTGGCGGTCGGGCGGGGTTTGGAGCGGGAATTCGGATACAACCGCGCCATTGCCATCGGCGATTTTTTCAGCGAGGCCGAGATTTTCCGGAGGATAGAGCTTGGCCAAGCCGGAGCCGATCACCGCGATGGTTCGCCCTTGGGCCGCCAGCGCGCCCTCGTGAGCGGTGGTGTCGATGCCGCGGGCGAGACCGGAGACGATGGTGAATCCGGCCCCGGCGAGTTGGAAGGAGAGCTTCTTGGTGACGTTCCGGCCGTAGGGCGTGGCGCGGCGGGAGCCGACGATGCCGATGGCATGGCGGTCGCGGTCTTCGACTTTTCCCCACACATAGAGAAGCAGCGGCGGGTCGTAGGCCTCCAGCAATGGGGATGGGTAGTCCGGATCTTGCTGGGTGACGATCGAGATGCCGCGCTGCTTTGACTCCGCGATCTCCGCCACCGGATCGGCATGGTCCTGCCAGCGGTGCAGGATGGAGCCGGTTTCCTCGCCGATGCCGTCCACGCGGACCAACTTGTCCTTGGGCGCGCCGAGAATGGCCGCAGGTGTGCCGAAATACTCCAGCAGCCTCCGCACCCGCACCGGGCCGATCTTCGGCAGCAGGTTCAGGGCGACAAGGGCTTCGAGATCGGTCATCGGCCGGATGTTAGACCGTGGCCGCGGCCGCTTGTGGAGTCGAAAGAATCGCCTCGTCCCAATCCTTCCACACCGGATCGAGCCCCTGTGCGCGCAGCATCGCGGCGACCTGGGCCGGAGTGCGGTCATCTGAGATCTGGAATTGCTCGGTGGCCTTTTCGCAGCCGCTCTTGCGCTCCAGTTCCACGCGGCGGCCCTTGACGGTCAGGTGGACATCGTCATGGCCCGCTCCGGTATAGCCACCCGGCTCGGTGCGGGCACCGGCGGACATGTGGGTGGTGCCCAGTCCGGCGATGGCATCGCGGAAAGTCGGGGACTCGCGGGTGGAAACCACGATTCCGACTTGCGGGAAAAGCTGCCGGAAGGCCGTCATGACCTGCACGAGCTGGCGGTCCCGCAGCAGCAGGTTGTCATCGGTCT belongs to Luteolibacter ambystomatis and includes:
- the topB gene encoding DNA topoisomerase III, which encodes MGKTLIIAEKPSVMTDLSRALSKPLGKFDKHGSGRDVFFENDNAVITSAVGHLVELRMPMGPNGKKLPWKFDVLPAIPDRFELDPIPDSEARLKQVLKLAKRKDVDNIVNACDAGREGELIFRYIMDIGGIKKPVQRLWMQSMTNDSIIAAWDKLRSDEEMQPLADAAKCRSESDWLVGLNSTRALTCFRSRHGGFNITAAGRVQTPTLAILAAREAEIQAFKPAPYWEVIASFRIANGTYEGKWTEEGWKKDETNPHGRADRLWDPALAQTIRDRCDGKTGRIEEEKKAQSQIAPQLYDLTTLQREAPFSAKQTLSIAQALYEKHKMITYPRTDSRYLPEDYTGAVRETMSDVAASDLPQADYARAVLEGKDENGPRLVKSRRVFDSKKVSDHFAIIPTGKFAKLSDAEQKLYDMIVKRFIAVFYPSAEYEVTKRATKIEHADVTDTFRTEGRVLIKPGWLEVYGRRPGVASGKDELVAAKPGESALAEEVRVESLETKPPARYTESTLLSAMEGAGKLVDDEALREAMSERGLGTPATRAAIIEGLIAQKYMARDGRDLHVTPNGMRLIEIVQEMGIKGLSSPSLTGDWEFKLRQMEHGNLKREEFMNEIVAYTNEIVAKARQLADEIKNKPFPDLDVACPKCDARPLKQTDATYECRELDCGFKAKKHIAGRTLTEEEAKTLFTTKFLPKTDGFKSKFNKPFEAALELDDKFKVNFVFEKADGDEPAELSEEQVIGSITLPDGRTTKVYEAEKAWHLPEIVTKKDANGIRIGRTILQRPITREEVMQLLSQGKTSLLRGFVSNRTKRKFDAMLTFEADTGKIGFEFEPRAKKTAKTES
- the dprA gene encoding DNA-processing protein DprA, giving the protein MTDLEALVALNLLPKIGPVRVRRLLEYFGTPAAILGAPKDKLVRVDGIGEETGSILHRWQDHADPVAEIAESKQRGISIVTQQDPDYPSPLLEAYDPPLLLYVWGKVEDRDRHAIGIVGSRRATPYGRNVTKKLSFQLAGAGFTIVSGLARGIDTTAHEGALAAQGRTIAVIGSGLAKLYPPENLGLAEKIADGNGAVVSEFPLQTPPDRQTFPMRNRIVAAWSKAVLVTECPSRSGSLITANLASEYGKTIYAVPGSIDSPMSMGCHELIRDGATLIFDGGQILDDLGGLQFTPAGKPAAAPAADLPPLSEEEAKVFAMVGHDDQPVDRIIDASGLPAPVVTATLMKLEMKRLVRCLPGFRYSLRS